AACAAACATTGGAGTCGGAGGAGAAGACAAATATAACCCATTTGTGCCGCAACTATCACAATTTAGAGTTGACCATATGGAAATTAATTGAAATGACCCAGAATCGtttctttttgtataaaattctaCACACCTTGGCCAGTTTCAATTATGCCGTATTGGTGCAGGACCAATGGGACAAAGGCCAAATAGCTCCCGAGAAATTTACCCGCTTTggtttgaatttctttaatagCATGAAATTTTGTGTGCAACGTTCGGAAATATTGAATCTTATCAAATTGGCCGAACTAAATCACATGCTGTGGAAGAAATTGGGTACAAGGGCACCGCCCGAAATATTGATTGAAACGGAATTGGTGAAATTTGAAAATCAATTGATTACATTTCATTTACTGCCCGTATTGGTTATATTACGCAGTCGTGAGCGTGAGGAGGAATTGTTTGATAATtatctaatgaaaatatttgaggTATCGTGTGAGCACACCCTGCGCATCTGCTATTCATTTCGTGATATTATTTTGCCCTCGGAGGGCACCTCATTGGCGGCCATAGCAGATTTGGCCTACAAATCCATACATGGCATATTGTCCATGCAAAATATATTGGAACGTGAGCAGGCTGTGTTGGTTTTTCAGGCGATTATTTATGCTTTGAAAGAGTTTATTGCCAATACGAATACCTTGGAGAAGGGCAATGGTTGTATGGAAGGCCGTGTGGTGCCTATATGGTGTAAAATTTGGATGGGTGCTGAATTTATAGTGGCCATTCCAAATGTTTTATATGCCTGCCTTATTGGTTTGCAGACTCTAATCAAACGTTATCGTATATCGTGGAAGGAAAGCATAGAGAGCACTTGTGTGGTGAATACGGTGGCGGTTATTTTGGAGAATCCCAATCTGACCGAAGGGGTAAGtaattataaaaatgatttattagtttttatatccttcacaaTGAGTTGTAAGGGCCgcattatagccacttttatgtttttcttcattttcatataaaaaatcgatttttggttgaaaatataagtgatcacagatgatcgtcctttttccatttggaccactatttaccaacttatagccacttttatgtttttcttcattttcatataaaaaaatcgatttttggttgaaaatataagtgatcacagatgatcgtcctttttccatttggaccactatttaccgacttatagccacttttatggttttcttcattttcatatcaaaaatcgatttttgttgcaaaatataagtgatcacagatgatcgtcctttttccatttggaccactatttaacgacttatagccacttttatgtttttcttcattttcatacaaaaaatcgattttttattgaaaatataagtgatcacagatgatcgtcctttttccatttggaccactaatAACCgtcttatagccacttttatggttttcttcattttcatatcaaaaatagaattttgattgaaaatataagtgatcacagatgatcgtcctttttccatttgcaccactatttaccgacttatagtcactttaatgtttttcttcattttcatatcaaacatcgatttttggttcaaaatataagtgatcacagatgatcgtcatttttccatttgcaccactatttaccgacttatagccacttttatgtttttcttaattttcatataaaaaatcgatttttggttcaaaatataagtgattacagatgatcgtcctttttccatttgggccactatttactgacttatagccacttttatgtttttcttcatttttatataaaaaatcgatttttggttggaaatataagtgatcacagatgatcgtcctttttccatttggaccactatttaccgacttatagccacttttatgtttttcttcattttcatatctaaaattgatttttggttcaaaatataagtgatcacagatgatcgtcctttttccatttggaccactatttaccgacttatagccacttttatgtttttcttaattttcatataaaaaatcgatttttggttgaatatataagtgatcacagatgatcgtcctttttccatttggaaaactatttaccgacttatagccacttttatgtttttcttctttttcatatcaaaaatcgatttttgattgaaaatataagtgatcacagatgatcgtcttttttccatttgcaccactatttaccgacttatagcaactttgtttttcttaattttcaaatcaaaaatcgatttttgattgaaaatataagtgatcacagatgatcctcctttttccatttggaccattatttaacGAAtaatagccacttttatgttttacttgattttcatataaaaaatcgatttttgattgaaaatataagtgatcacagatgatcgtcctttttccatttggaccactatttaccgacttatagccacttttatgtttttcttcattttcatatcataaatcgaatttttagttcaaaatataagtgatcacagatgatcttcCTGTTTCCATTTgcaccactatttaccgatttatagccatttttatgtttttcttcatttttatatcaaaaatcgatttttgattgaaaatataagtgatcacagatgatcgtcctttttccatttggaccactaatAACCgtcttatagccacttttatggttttcttcattttcatatcaaaaatagaattttgattgaaaatataagtgatcacagatgatcgtcccttttccatttggaccactatttaacgACTTATAGCAACTTtaagtttttcttcattttcatatcaaaaatcgatttttggttcaaaatataagtgatcacagatgatcgtcctttttccatttggaccactgtttaacgacttatagccacttttatgtttttcttcatttttatatcaaaaaatcgatttttggttggaaatataagtgatcacagatgatcgtcctttttccatttaccgacttatagccacttttaaggttttcttcattttcatatcaaagtgatcacagatgatcgtcctttttccatttggaccactatttaccgacttatagccacttttatgtttttcttcattttcatatcaaaaatcgatttttgattgaaaatataagtgatcacagatgatcgtcctttttccatttgcaccactatttaccgacttatagccacttttatatttttcttcattttaatatctaaatttgatttttggtaatttttttaataatttttatttccttaTTTCTTAACAGTTGGCTGTACAAGCTTTAAAGTTGGTGCAGCTCTCCATAGAACATTTTCTTTCGCCCAATATGGCTCTATTGGTGGACAATTTGCAAGGTTCGGGTTTGGTTTGTTTGGGCCCAATAATTGTGAAACGTTTTCATGACATTGCCTGGGAGGTACGAGATAGTACCCTAGAATTAACCACCTCCATAGCGAATATATCAAGAGTTAGTAAGTATTAAtgataaacattaaaataaccacatttttgtaatttctttataatatttttctttcaaagaATTTCCCgcttttcaacaatttttgcaTGACTATAAAATGTGTCCCATTGTCATGCAAATGGCCAAAAATGATCAAGAACCTTATGTAAGAGCCTCTGCCTTAAAGTGTCTATCCAAAATGGTGATGATTAACATAATATGGGACAATGATTTAAATAATCAAGACTTAAtagtaagtttttaaatatttatttaaagaaattggaatttttagtaattttgttttctagGATCATTTATTCTTTGTCCTGTTCAATGAAAGCGAGGGCATAGTGCGCAAAGAGGCCATGAAAACATTGGCTACCATATACGAACAACGCCGAATACCCACACGTTATGTGGATATACTTTATTCCACTTTGGCTCATTGTGTTGTATCCGATCTACATTGGGAGGTTAAATTGGAAGCTTTGCATTTTTGGGAATTGGAATTTAAGAAACAATTTACCAATCAAGGCATGATTGATGGCACATTTCCCACGGTGACATTCTCCAAAGAATACAAAAAGATTGTTACACTGACGGAAAAGGAAATCAATTTGAGGATATTAAAGGTTTTCAAAGAACTATCACAGCGTGGCTGTTTGGGTGTtatattgaaatgtttgcaGGAGGAATGTGATGTGGAAGTAATAAAGACGGCTGTGTGTATGGTTCATTGTTTGTTGGAGAAAttgaaaaagtataattttgaaTCTTTAGTAGAGAATATGGATAAAAATTCTTCACCCAGCAGTAGTAATAGCAGTGGTAGTACAGCGCCCAGTACACCACTCTCAAGTCCCTCCTCACCCCTGGTGGATAAAGCCGAGGACttgagtaatattttaatatttaataaaacagaaCTTCCCCCCTCCCCGGTTAACATTAATGCTAATAATGCTCCTCTTACAGTGGCTGAGCATGCCCAGTCAGATGAAGTTATTGAATCTATATTAGCTTCGCAAGATATTAATCTATTGGTGGCCTCCTATGAATCACAAATGCAATTAAATAATGGCAACAATAACACATCCGACACCACCACCGCCACCACTACTGCTAACACAATACCAACCAGCGCTCAATTAAAACCCAGCATTGATGCTGACTTGTATAAGGCCTATACAGCGGTGGGCGTTAAGGAATTTATGCAGACTATTAAGAGTATAGACTTGGAGCAGTTGTTGAAGAATCACAATGATTGGTTTTTAGGTTCGGAAAGTTTTATTTCACTTTTGGATGACATCATCTTTTCGATGAAACAAGAAGATGAATCTTTATTTGCGGATTGTTATTAGGCATACAAATTTAGCTATACACacataattgtttttgtttcttttaatttttttaacacaattttttttttaataaatattgtaatataattttacataaaattaagtaaataaaaaaaagtaacattacttgtgaattaatttttcatttaattaggttttgtttcaatttttttctgaatacattaaagtttaaactattgggtgtatgtaggttattgtcaaactcaataagagcttgcaaaatcattggaaacaacgcaaacagcaatttcaaaatgtttgcgagcagcaggattcatccaaaatcgaATGAATGAGAGAgacttcaaactacatataaaaaaaaattgttccgaacataaaatgtttcagaaactcatgggtgaattcagcttaaggtaatgctctgtatttggtggaagcaaaagggtcctctatattatgagctgctgggCATCTAGCCAAatcatcacaggaaacctgcactgaacgcaactgattcgtttgaagcgagcataggccgaaaaacgcccagaatatgcgaccaaaCGTGAAACAGTAATCACTCTTATTCTATTTGGAgtcgtcgacatcgtcgtcaatattgagtcaaaaaatggtatatgtttctccgatatcgataacaattggaaacttttgacagaattttatacttttataagtcGTGTTAAAGTAgaaaacgctgtcaaaagtttccaattgttatcgatatattttttgactcaatattgacgacgatgtcgaTGACGCCAAAtagaataagggtgaatattccatcatgacaacgctaggccacatgttgcaatacctgcaAAAAAccaattagaaaaaatttaaagtccaGACCTTGATCCGTCCGATTACTGGGAAAAGTACGAAGCTAACACTggccaatacttttaataaatttgaataaaagctaaacatttaaaaaatctcgcatttttaagtcatacacccaatattttaagtttaaagcAAAG
The nucleotide sequence above comes from Calliphora vicina chromosome 1, idCalVici1.1, whole genome shotgun sequence. Encoded proteins:
- the LOC135949483 gene encoding uncharacterized protein LOC135949483, which codes for MEQQQQIIERLQRIFETFLQQDFATTSNVYFEKLITHLADKENLYVLQAPFAMDWVDKCITLLNEDFTKVNPKVTSFMLNFCSLLMQNEWILITLKERNIMDRALVIIDGNRHRFSPSIKLGFIRLLAAVSRYSLGLAYIRLKQCWHFLIELCNRDHTMYVVREARQLLYELLYKFSVKAKDEKIVLEMLSEIIEPIKENVYKEENDKIMINVDDSELQHRLSSSLDLLSYIFEQTLESEEKTNITHLCRNYHNLELTIWKLIEMTQNRFFLYKILHTLASFNYAVLVQDQWDKGQIAPEKFTRFGLNFFNSMKFCVQRSEILNLIKLAELNHMLWKKLGTRAPPEILIETELVKFENQLITFHLLPVLVILRSREREEELFDNYLMKIFEVSCEHTLRICYSFRDIILPSEGTSLAAIADLAYKSIHGILSMQNILEREQAVLVFQAIIYALKEFIANTNTLEKGNGCMEGRVVPIWCKIWMGAEFIVAIPNVLYACLIGLQTLIKRYRISWKESIESTCVVNTVAVILENPNLTEGLAVQALKLVQLSIEHFLSPNMALLVDNLQGSGLVCLGPIIVKRFHDIAWEVRDSTLELTTSIANISRVKFPAFQQFLHDYKMCPIVMQMAKNDQEPYVRASALKCLSKMVMINIIWDNDLNNQDLIDHLFFVLFNESEGIVRKEAMKTLATIYEQRRIPTRYVDILYSTLAHCVVSDLHWEVKLEALHFWELEFKKQFTNQGMIDGTFPTVTFSKEYKKIVTLTEKEINLRILKVFKELSQRGCLGVILKCLQEECDVEVIKTAVCMVHCLLEKLKKYNFESLVENMDKNSSPSSSNSSGSTAPSTPLSSPSSPLVDKAEDLSNILIFNKTELPPSPVNINANNAPLTVAEHAQSDEVIESILASQDINLLVASYESQMQLNNGNNNTSDTTTATTTANTIPTSAQLKPSIDADLYKAYTAVGVKEFMQTIKSIDLEQLLKNHNDWFLGSESFISLLDDIIFSMKQEDESLFADCY